DNA from Paludisphaera mucosa:
CGCTCCGTCCAGGGCCGCATGAACTCGACCCCGCCTCCCGAGACGATGTGCGTCTTGAATCCGTTGGCCCGCAGGTAGTCGAGCAGCTCGACCATCGGCCGATACACGCAGCGCGTGTAGAGGCGGTCGAACCGGGGGTGTTTCGCCTTGGCGATCCAGTCGACCACGATCGTGCGGAAGTCCTCGGCCGTCATCCCCGCGTGGGTCGCGGTCACGAGGTCGACGAAGCCCTTCTCGCCGATCGCGGCCAGGCTCGCGCGGTCCCCTTCCAGGGCGGCGCGGAAAGGCTGCTGATCCTTCCACTCGGGATGACCGGCGGCCATGAGCCGGATGCGGTCCCGGATGAAGACCGCCTGGACGTACATCGGCTGCTCGCACCAGAGCGTGCCGTCGTTGTCGAACACCGCGACGCGGTCGTCGACCGGCACGAAGTCCGGGCCCCCCTCGGCGACGACGCGCGCGACGAAGTCGAGGATCGACCGCCTCGCGGGGCCGTCGTTCCATGAGGGCAGCGGAGCCGTCGCGTTCGGAGCGGCCGGCTGGGCGGGGGCGGGTGCCGTCGGGGATTGCGCTGCGGCGAGACACCACGACGACGCCAGGAGGGCCAGGCCGACGGCCGTCGATCGCACGCTGTTCTTCACGGTTCTGGCCTCGCAAAAGAATCACGCCCCGGCGCAAGGGGGTGTCCCGAGCGCCGGGATCTGGGGTTGCTCCAGCAAGCGGTCACTTGCTGCCGGCGCCCTCTTTCAGCTTTTGCAGCACCTCGTCGAGGTTGAAGCTCGCGGCCTTCTGGCGCTGGGGATAGTCCTTGAAGGTCATCAGGAACTTGCCCACGTAGTCTTGCGCGGGGACGAGCAGGTAGATGTGGTCGAGCATCCAGTCGTAATAGGTGTTCGACGTGATGTCGGCGCGCTCGTACGGGTCGGTCCGCAGGTTGAACATCTTGGGGACGCGCAGGGTCGTGAAGGGCTCGGCCCAGATGCGCAAGGTGCCCTGGACCCGCTGCTCCATGAAGACCAGCTTCCAGTTGTCGAAGCGCAGGCCCGTGACCTGCTGGTCGTCGTTGCAATAGATGAAGGAGTCGCGCGGGCTCTTCTCGGCCTGGCCCGTCAGGTAGGGCGTCATGTCGTAGCCGTCGAGATGGACCTTGTAGGTCGTGTCGCCGACGGTGTGGCCCTTGAGGAGCTTCTCCTTCACGTCGGGCTCGCCGGCCATGGCGAGGAAGGTGGGGAGCCAGTCGTGGTGGCCGATCATCTGGTTCGAGACCGAGCCCGGCTTGATCTTGCCCGGCCAGCGGACCATGCAGGGGACGCGGTAGGCGCCCTCCCAGTTCGAGTTCTTCTCGTTGCGGAAGGGGGTCATGGCCGCGTCGGGCCACGAGTTCATGTGGGGGCCGTTGTCGGTGCTGTACATGACGAACGTGTCGTCGCCGAGCTTGAGGCGGTCGATGGCGTCGAGGACCGTGCCGACGTTCTTGTCGTGGTCGATCATCGCGTCGTGATAGGCGCTCTGCCAGCGGCCCGACTGGCCGATGCTCTCGGGCTTGGGATGGGTCCGGAAGTGCATGTGGGTGAAGTTCACCCAGAGGAGGAAGGGCTTGTCGGCCTTCGCCTGCCGCTCCATGAAGTCGACGGCGCGGGCGGCGACGTCGTCGTCGATCGTCTCCATCCGCTTCTTCGTCAGCGGCCCGGTGTCCTTGATCGTCTGCTTGCCGACCCGGCCGAAGCGGGGGTCGACGGTGGGGTCGTCCACGTCCGAGGCTTTGCTGTCGAGCACGCCCCGGGGGCCGTACTTCTGGCGGAAGGCCGGGTCCTTGGGGTAGTCGCGAAGCTCGGGCTCCTCCTCGGCGTTGAGGTGGTAGAGGTTGCCGTAGAACTCGTCGAAGCCGTGGACCGTGGGCAGGAACGCGTTGAGGTCGCCCAGGTGGTTCTTGCCGAACTGCCCGGTGGCGTAGCCGTGCGGCTTGATCAGCTCGGCGATCGTCGGGTCCTGCTTCTGCAGGCCCAGAGGCGACCCGGGGATGCCGACCTTGGTCATGCCGGTCCGGAGGCCGTGCTGGCCCGTGATGAACGAGGCGCGGCCGGCCGTGCAGCTCTGCTCGGCGTAGTAGTCGGTGAAGATCATCCCTTCCCTGGCGACGCGGTCGATGTTCGGCGTGCGGTAGCCCATCAGGCCCATCGTGTAGGCGCTGATGTTCGACTGGCCGACGTCGTCGCCCCAGATCACGACGATGTTGGGCTTCTTCGCCCCCTGGAGGCCCCCGGCCTCCGCGACGGAACCCAGCGCGGCGACGACGCCGAGGACGGACAGGGTGTGCAGGATCGCACTCTTCATACGGACGGGCCCCTGGAGAGTTGAGGAGATCGGAATCGGAAATGCTCGCTTCGCATGAGATGACGGGTCGCGCCCTCCTCGTCGAGTGGCGCGGTCGCCCACGCGCGATAGTCTCGCCGATCCCACGCCGATTTACATCCTTGTTGTTCGCCGGCTCCCTGTTTTTCGGGAGGATTCGGGCTCGAAATGTCCCGTACGCCGCCCGAAATCCTCATCGAAAGAGGAGGAATCGGCCGTCCGCGGCCACGACGCCGGCGGCGCCCTGGCCCGGGCTCGGCGCGGATCCGGCCTTCCCCGAGGGGCGGCCTTCGCCGTCGTAGAGCTGCCATCCGAGGCGGCCTTCGAGCTTCCAGGCGACCAGCGTCGAGCCGTCCGGGCCGGGCAGGGCGATCAGGCCGGTCCGCATCCCGGACCGGCCGGGCGTCGCGATCTCTCCGGGCTTCCACGTGCCCCCCTCGCCGTCCAGGCGGGCGAAATCGATCTGCCCTTTGGTCGGCCAGGCGGCCGCGAAGCCTTTGGGGCCGCGGGTGATCGCGTAGTAGGTCATGGGGCAGCCGTCGATCTTCCACGGCGTCTGGCTCACCCGCTTGCGGGTCGTCCGGCCCCGTTCCTGGTCCCAGAGCACGACGTACATGTCGCGCTCGTCGTCGGTCTCCTCGCGATAGAGGACCGCCAGGCGGCCGTCCTCGCCGTACACGGCGCTCGTCGTGCAGCAGTTGCACGGGTTGTAGCCCGGGTCGATCTCGAGGTTGGGGCCGAACGTCTTGCCGTCGTCGTGCGAGACGTTGGCGTAGAGCCGGTCCGACAGCCAGCAGGCGGTCACCTCGCCCTTCTCATCGGCCGCCAGCGAGAAGCCCTCGCTCGGCTTCTTGTTGAGGTTCCGCACCGGCGCGAACGCCGACGAGCCGGGTTCCAGGCTCGCGTAGAAGAGGCCCCATTCCTCCTGGGGTAGCTTCAACTTCCAGGCGTTCGTGCCCATCGCCACGTGGACCCGGCCGCCCCGGCCCACGGCCATGTCCCAGGCGGAAAACTCCAGGCCCGCCGGCCCCGCGTCCTCGCCCACGACGGGAAGCGGGGCGGAGAACGTCGCGCCGCCGTCGCTGGACCTCGCGTAATTCGGGCCGCCGGGCGCGTCGCAGAGGACGTGGATCGTCCCCTGGGCGTCGACCCTCGCCGTCACCGGACGCCCCGGCGCCGGCACGGCGACCGTCGTCACTCGGGCGTCGTCGGCACGCGCCGAAGGCGACGAAAAGAGCATCATGCCCAGCGCGGCGAGCGCGGTCCCGGCCTGCGTGATCGTCATGGTGGGTCCTCGATCGGTTCGGGGAGTCGCGGAACGACTCCCATTCTAACCGTCGAGCCGCGCCGGGGGCCCGGTCGTCGTAGGCCGCCTGGTCAGTCCAGCAAACCCGACGTGGCGGGGGCCTTGTCGACCCAGCGGACTTGCACCCACCGCCCGAAGGGGCCGACGGCCAGGCCGGGGAGGCGGGCCCAGCCCTCGGCGAGCCGGCCGTCGGAGTCGCGGACGGTCAGGCGGTAGACGTAGTCGGTCCGGGTGGACTTCCAGAAGAAAGGTCCCCGCCAGAATCGCGCGAGCCGCTGGGAGACGATGGTCAGCCCCTGCTCGTCGGCCCAGCGGCGGAGGCGACGCTCGACGTCGCGTGCGCTCCAGACGATCAGGGCGAGGATGGCGAGAATCGTCGCGAGGACGACGGCCAGCGAAGTCGCGTCGTATGACCGCATCACGTCTCACCTCTCGTCCCGCACGTTGTCGCCGCCGCAGAGGGCGCTTTAAGATAGTATACGGACAGAGCGGCCCGCGCGTCGGGGCGTACGCCGTCTTCGAACATTTCTTGCGCCGGGGCGGGATCCGTTTCATGAAGAACGAGGATTTCGAGAAGCTCGGGGTCTTTTATCTCGGCAAGGAGTACGACGTCAAGGAGAAGAAGACGACGTCGAGCCTGGTGCTGTACGACTCGAAGCAGCTCACGACCCACGCGGTCTGCGTGGGGATGACGGGGAGCGGCAAGACGGGGCTCTGCATCGCGATGCTGGAGGAGGCCGCGATCGACGGCATCCCGGTCATCGCCGTCGACCCCAAGGGGGACATCGGCAACCTCCTGCTCGACTTCCCCGAGCTGCGCGGGGCCGACTTCCTCCCCTGGGTCGACGCCGACGAGGCCGCCCGCCAGGGGATGGACCGCGACGCCTTCGCCGACAAGACGGCCGAGACCTGGCGCGAGGGCCTCGCGAAGTGGGGCCAGGACGGCGCCCGGATCCAGCGGCTCAAAGACTCGGTCGACATGGCGATCTACACGCCCGGCAGCAGCGCCGGGCTGCCGATGACCGTGCTGCGGTCGTTCTCGGCCCCGTCTGCCGCGCTGATCGAGCAGGGCGAGGCGTATCGCGAGCGGGTGGCCTCGGCCGTCTCGGGGCTGCTGGCCTTGCTGGGCGTGGACGCCGACCCGATGACCAGC
Protein-coding regions in this window:
- a CDS encoding arylsulfatase; translated protein: MKSAILHTLSVLGVVAALGSVAEAGGLQGAKKPNIVVIWGDDVGQSNISAYTMGLMGYRTPNIDRVAREGMIFTDYYAEQSCTAGRASFITGQHGLRTGMTKVGIPGSPLGLQKQDPTIAELIKPHGYATGQFGKNHLGDLNAFLPTVHGFDEFYGNLYHLNAEEEPELRDYPKDPAFRQKYGPRGVLDSKASDVDDPTVDPRFGRVGKQTIKDTGPLTKKRMETIDDDVAARAVDFMERQAKADKPFLLWVNFTHMHFRTHPKPESIGQSGRWQSAYHDAMIDHDKNVGTVLDAIDRLKLGDDTFVMYSTDNGPHMNSWPDAAMTPFRNEKNSNWEGAYRVPCMVRWPGKIKPGSVSNQMIGHHDWLPTFLAMAGEPDVKEKLLKGHTVGDTTYKVHLDGYDMTPYLTGQAEKSPRDSFIYCNDDQQVTGLRFDNWKLVFMEQRVQGTLRIWAEPFTTLRVPKMFNLRTDPYERADITSNTYYDWMLDHIYLLVPAQDYVGKFLMTFKDYPQRQKAASFNLDEVLQKLKEGAGSK
- a CDS encoding HAD family hydrolase, encoding MKNSVRSTAVGLALLASSWCLAAAQSPTAPAPAQPAAPNATAPLPSWNDGPARRSILDFVARVVAEGGPDFVPVDDRVAVFDNDGTLWCEQPMYVQAVFIRDRIRLMAAGHPEWKDQQPFRAALEGDRASLAAIGEKGFVDLVTATHAGMTAEDFRTIVVDWIAKAKHPRFDRLYTRCVYRPMVELLDYLRANGFKTHIVSGGGVEFMRPWTERAYGVRPDQVVGSTIRTKYELQGERPVLVRLPEVDFIDDHAGKPVGIGKFIGRRPIAAFGNSDGDYEMLRYTTSGPGARLGLIVHHTDAEREYAYDRDSPVGRLVRALDEAPARGWTVVDMKRDWAEIFVPE